In Bradyrhizobium sp. CCBAU 051011, the following are encoded in one genomic region:
- a CDS encoding ClpXP protease specificity-enhancing factor SspB: METTGRGVLDAPQAAILLLLLAILIHASPAFAEPCSRPTARSKIAETLKLASDKRPVNLTFRTHADGVKLSPSLKSKYPDDMTIILQNEFDQLNVKDDRFEVLMRFMGNPERLTVPFSAIKAFWDKAELKCSDS; this comes from the coding sequence ATGGAAACGACAGGTCGCGGCGTGCTGGACGCACCGCAAGCGGCGATACTGCTTCTCCTCCTGGCGATCCTTATTCACGCCTCGCCTGCGTTCGCCGAGCCGTGCAGCAGGCCGACGGCGCGCTCCAAGATCGCCGAGACGCTCAAGCTCGCCTCGGATAAGCGGCCGGTCAATCTCACCTTCCGTACCCATGCTGATGGCGTGAAACTGTCGCCCAGTCTCAAGTCGAAATATCCCGACGATATGACCATCATCCTGCAGAATGAATTCGACCAGTTGAACGTCAAGGACGACCGCTTCGAAGTCTTGATGCGGTTCATGGGAAATCCGGAACGGCTCACCGTCCCCTTCAGTGCGATCAAGGCCTTCTGGGACAAGGCCGAGCTGAAGTGTTCCGACAGCTGA